A genomic region of Anopheles coustani chromosome 3, idAnoCousDA_361_x.2, whole genome shotgun sequence contains the following coding sequences:
- the LOC131272383 gene encoding uncharacterized protein LOC131272383, which yields MWSFVVKIVLLSAFVAQCTAVGRLREEFIWGHRDDRTDRVCHSQSVVIEPTLEAFFNFFRPVTRLVSFIPPTPDQTVRYIRPWTDAPWHRFRADLVHGGVGTKAPATTAIQLSRHWMLFVNVVIYCSKPET from the exons ATGTGGTCGTTTGTGGTGAAGATTGTGCTGCTCAGTGCATTCGTGGCGCAGTGCACCGCCGTTGGGCGCCTGCGGGAGGAATTCATCTGGGGACACCGTGACGATCGGACGGATCGCGTGTGCCATTCGCAATCGGTCGTGATCGAACCGACTTTGGAAGCGTTCTTTAACTTTTTTCGCCCCGTAACGAGACTGGTTTCCTTCATTCCGCCAACG CCTGATCAAACAGTCCGATATATTCGGCCCTGGACGGATGCGCCCTGGCATCGCTTTCGGGCCGATCTGGTTCATGGAGGCGTCGGAACGAAGGCTCCAGCGACAACCGCCATTCAGCTGAGCCGTCACTGGATGCTGTTCGTGAACGTTGTTATTTACTGCTCAAAGCCTGAGACTTAG